In Spinacia oleracea cultivar Varoflay chromosome 5, BTI_SOV_V1, whole genome shotgun sequence, a single window of DNA contains:
- the LOC110787288 gene encoding nucleotide pyrophosphatase/phosphodiesterase: MKMGFTNLKLFTVFLLLSWLNLGLGHRPVGGEQPLSKINILSTTLALHPHASIAASPILLGFKGEDTEWVDVTLQAPNPSSDDWIGVFSPAKFNSSACYSEIDLKDQKPYICSAPIKYMFANTSNSDYTKNGKTTLRFQLINQRADFSFALFSGGLSNPQLVAVSNSVSFANPKAPLYPRLAIGKSWDEMTVTWTSGYNIDEAVPFVQWGPPDLIPKRAPAGTLTYTRKTLCGAPARTVGWRHPGFIHTSFLKDLWPNQLYMYRMGHILSNGSYVWSKTYSFKAPPSPGQDSLQRVIVFGDMGKAERDGSNEYSNYQPGSLNTTDQLIKDKENFDIVFHIGDLSYANGYLSQWDQFTSQVEPIASAVPYMVASGNHERDWPDTGSFYGKTDSGGECGVPAQTMYYVPAENRDKFWYKSDYGMFRFCIADSEHDWREGTEQYKFIENCLATADRQKQPWLIFAAHRVLGYSSDKWYGKEGSFEEPMGRESLQKLWQRYKVDIAFYGHVHNYERSCPIYQNQCVNSEKTHYSGTVNGTIHVVAGGGGSHLSEFSEVNTTWSLYKDHDFGFVKLTAFNRSSLLFEYKKSSDGNVYDFFTISRDYRDVLACVHDGCEPTTMAS, translated from the exons ATGAAAATGGGTTTTACAAATTTGAAGCTTTTTACAGTTTTTCTGCTGCTTTCATGGCTGAATCTTGGTTTGGGTCATAGACCAGTTGGTGGTGAACAACCGCTTTCCAAGATTAATATTTTGAGTACTACCCTTGCTCTTCATCCACATGCCTCCATCGCTGCTTCTCCAATTCTTCTGGGTTTCAAG GGTGAAGACACTGAGTGGGTAGACGTAACTCTTCAGGCCCCAAACCCATCTTCAGATGATTGGATCGGAGTTTTCTCTCCTGCAAAGTTCAA TTCTTCAGCCTGTTATTCAGAAATTGATTTAAAAGATCAAAAACCATACATATGTTCAGCACCAATAAAG TACATGTTTGCAAACACCtccaattcagattacacaaaGAATGGTAAAACCACACTACGTTTCCAGTTGATCAATCAGCGTGCTGATTTTTCATTTGCATTATTTTCAGGCGGCTTGTCCAAT CCACAACTGGTGGCAGTTTCAAATTCTGTATCATTTGCAAACCCTAAAGCACCCCTTTATCCACGCCTTGCTATAGGGAAGTCATGGGATGAG ATGACAGTAACCTGGACAAGTGGCTACAATATAGATGAGGCTGTTCCTTTTGTCCAGTGGGGCCCTCCAGACTTAATCCCTAAGCGAGCACCAGCTGGAACATTGACATATACCCGCAAAACCTTGTGTG GTGCGCCTGCAAGGACAGTTGGTTGGCGTCATCCTGGCTTCATACATACAAGTTTCCTGAAGGATTTATGGCCAAACCAACT GTACATGTACAGGATGGGCCACATCTTGTCCAACGGTTCATATGTTTGGAGCAAGACTTATTCATTCAAAGCTCCTCCTTCTCCTGGGCAGGACTCGTTGCAGCGTGTTATAGTTTTTGGCGACATGGGGAAG GCAGAGCGTGATGGATCGAACGAGTACAGTAACTATCAGCCAGGATCACTCAACACTACAGACCAACTAATCAAAGATAAAGAGAACTTTGATATTGTATTTCATATAGGAGACCTTTCATATGCAAATGGATATCTCTCGCAGTGGGACCAATTCACCTCTCAAGTTGAGCCTATTGCATCAGCTGTGCCATACATGGTTGCAAG TGGTAATCATGAGCGTGATTGGCCAGATACCGGATCTTTCTATGGCAAGACTGATTCAGGTGGCGAATGCGGTGTGCCAGCCCAAACCATGTATTATGTCCCTGCAGAGAACAGAGATAAGTTCTG GTATAAGTCAGACTATGGAATGTTCCGCTTCTGCATTGCAGACAGTGAGCATGACTGGAGAGAAGGAACTGAGCAATACAAGTTCATAGAGAACTGCCTTGCAACAGCAGATAGGCAAAAGCAACCTTGGCTAATCTTTGCAGCCCATCGTGTCCTTGGTTATTCATCCGACAAATGGTATGGGAAAGAGGGCTCATTTGAAGAGCCAATGGGCAGAGAAAGCCTTCAAAAGCTTTGGCAGAGGTACAAAGTTGATATTGCATTCTATGGACATGTACATAACTATGAAAGGTCGTGCCCTATATACCAG AATCAATGTGTAAACTCAGAGAAGACTCATTACTCAGGCACCGTAAATGGAACTATCCACGTCGTTGCAGGTGGTGGAGGAAGTCACTTGTCAGAGTTCAGTGAAGTAAATACTACTTGGAGTCTCTACAAGGACCATGATTTTGGGTTTGTGAAGCTCACTGCATTTAACCGTTCATCTCTTCTATTCGAGTACAAGAAGAGCAGTGATGGTAATGTATATGATTTCTTCACAATATCTAGAGATTATAGAGATGTTTTGGCTTGTGTCCATGATGGCTGTGAACCAACCACTATGGCATCTTAA